cacacatgcataaattatatttaagtgCCCAACAAGTAACTCTAGACCCCTCAAGTTACATTCCACATTGTGACAGCTGAGCCATGTGGGATTTTCCACCAATGGCCTGGCTTTAAGTCTGTTAGACATTTCCCACTAGTCCAAAGTGAAAAGTGAACTACTCTTTGTTTGGAAACACCTACAAATGTTCATATGAACAGCTCTGTCTGCACAGTGAACAGCTTTGTGTTTTCCATAGACACAGTGCAGAGAACCAGAATGATCTATTCAAGCATGGAATCACTCATATCCTGAATGCAGCTCACAGTGAACGTCGAGGATGTCCTGAAATCTACCAGGGATTACAGATTACCTATATGGGCATAGAGGCTCATGATTCATGTGGCTTTGACATGAGCGTGAACTTCGAGGCAGCTGCCAATTTTATCCACAGGGCTCTTAACAAGGGAGGTGAGAATGGCCAAAGACGCCAACagttaaaatgattaaataacatttaaagtgACATATTAACCTGctttcattttgtgtgtttttttgtgtttcttaaGGCAAAGTATTGGTACATTGCCATGTAGGAGTGAGCCGTTCTGCCACCTTGGTCCTCGCATACTTAATGCTGAAGCAGAAACTCACCCTTGTGGAGGCTATTTGTGCTGTGAAAGAGAACAGGGGGGTCATACCAAACCGTGGTTTCCTCCGACAACTTATCCATCTAGACGGGCAACTTTTTGGCAAACATTGCCGAAGATAGTAAAAGCTTTCCCAGGAACGTGCCCATGCCGCCtgtctgccatttttttcaGCACACACCTGTTGACAATTAGTGTCTGGCCAGGTTGAGTGTGGAACGTCCTCGTTGCCAgattcagtccagggtgtaccccacctctcgcctgaagacagctgggataggttccagcacccccacgaccctcatgaggataagcggtagaaaatgaatgaatgaatgaatgaatgttttatcattaaTCAGCCATAAATCTTTAGATTAATTGATTGTCAAGACATATTGTTTTATAAACAATGCTTGTATATTTTACAGATGTTATGCATGCACACattacttaaatttttttttgttgtcacagTCAGCAAACATTACATGGAGTCATAATGAGACATAGTGGCTACAGAATGCAAACAAAACAGCACATTGGAGTGAAGAGGATATACAATAGGAAAGTATGTATTTAGCCGAACTTTAACGTAAGAAACGTCTTGAGAAATATGAAAggttttgaaatgaaatgtgctaatttttttgtctgtgtgcAAGTGTAAGTGTTCTGCATGATGATCCCCATTCGGCCTCTACTATTCTATGCAAATATAGGAGGGGCCAAAGAGTAACATTAAGCAGGTCAATAAAGATGGGGTCATCCCACTCACAAAGTTATATAAACAAGACACTCCTCTGTCCTGCCTACCTTGTTGCTGGCTGTGGTTTTTGAGACAAGAGAACCACCAAATTGGTAAGTTATTCAGATATCGGTTGTCTTTTTCTAGTTCCTAAACCTATGAAATTATATATGTTTGAAGAATTGTGTTAATTGCCTACCAAAGCTTCTCTTTGTGAAGTTATGAAGTTAGTCAAGACTTAACAAGTACAAAATATACTTCACTGAACTCCTTTGGCACCGTGATAATCTATCTGAAGttgtaatgatgataataatttcAGTTTTAACCATATATAATTTTTGTTaaatgtatccatccatccattgctgagaggtggggtacaccctggactggtcgccagccaatcacagggcacatgtagacaaacaaccattcacactcacattcattcctatggacaatttggagtcgccaattaacctagcatgtttttggaatgtgggaggaaacggggagaacatgcaaactccacacagatagctgagggtgggattgaactcaggtctcttagctgtgatgtctgcgctctaaccactcgtgcagcccgcaatttcatattttctgtgaaaatgttccatttgaaaatgaatggccaTAATGGGCATGAGCATAGTCATGGTATCAGATGAACAATCataataacattaacattaagtaaatagtcaataaatactGGAAGTAAATATAAGTACACACAAGTCATCTACCAATACTCCATGGAATGAgtacacttgtgaggataagcggtatagaaaatggatggatggctgcagCAGTGTATTACGGGAGTTAGCAATAGAATTACAGAGCCTATGACCACACACATTCTGGTGAATCAATTGCAAGATGTATAGCTCAGCTTGTAGAGTGCTTGGTTTTTATTCTGGTGGTCCTAAAATCAAGTCCAGAAGTACCCAACCATTTTAAATGGTACTGTTAAAAATCAGATGAAAGTCACTGTAATATAATCAATGCCAGCTATCAACTATTTAGCAGCAGTGGTTGAACAGGGAAGACGGTAGACTTTTCCAAAttataattttgattttttattgcaaaggCACACATTCTTAACAATGACAGAATGTTGTCCAGTACTGAAGTGTTTGCGAAGCACATGTAAACCAAAAGGGGGGAGGGCGATAACTACACGGAACACAGACATACATATAATTAATACATACACATGTCATGGTGTCAGGTAAATAGAAATAGAAGTGAATGTATGTAAAAGGTGCTTGTGCTTTTTGGGCCCAGAAAAGGTACCAGTAGCTACCTTCTAGTTCAATATTTAGTCATGCAATAATGTACATTGTACCCTGAGGGGTACAGCGTATATGTGATTATACAGTGTATGTTTGATTGTTGATTGAGAAACCGGGGTGAAGGGCCTTCAACACGGCTAACGGGTTTGTGGACTATGTTGTGTATTTTCTTCAGCAAACATTGTGAAAGCAGAAGATCAATGTTGCACGTTTAAACTTTTGTCACAGTCCACCATGATGCATGCAGCCCTGTGTGTGTGGATCTTATCAGCATTGGTCTGCGTGGGAAGAGGCCACCACCATGAAGGTCACACTGAAGACAGCCATGCACAGGTGACTTTAGCAAACAAGGAGTTTTCCTTCCATCTGTACAGGAGATTGGCAGGTCACGCTACCACACAAGGCAAGAATGTCTTCTACTCCCCGAATAGCGTGTCCGTCGCCTTGGCTGCATTGTCGGTTGGAGCCCGGGGAGAGACCCACCAACAACTGTTCAGTGGTCTGGGTTACAACAGCACCCAAGTTACGCAGACAGATGTGAATCAGGCCTTCAGTATGCTCCTCAAAAGGCAAGATCAGTCACCGGACATCAGCGAAGGGACCGCTGTCTTCCTGGATAACACCTTCGAGCCAAAACCTGAGTTCATGAAGGTTTTGAAAGAGTCCTTTTACACAGATGGATTCAATGTCGACTTCCACGCAACAGACAGTGTTAGTACCATCAATAAGTACGTAGCAGATAAGACGCATGGCAAGATTGATAAATTGGTGGAGAAACTGGATCCAAGCACGATAATGTATCTCATCAGCTACATCTACTTCAAAGGTATACCGCAATACTAGTTTTGTGCAGCTTATCCCATTTGCTCTCCAACTTACTGTTGTCTGATTTCTGCTCATCCCTGTCACACAGGAAAGTGGGACACTCCTTTCGATCCTAAGCTCACAAAAGAGGACACTTTCCATGTTGATGAGAATACTAAGGTATAAAGCAAAGTTATTATGCTGATGTCGGGATATGAGACATGCTCTGCAagttcattttctattgtttccCAGGTTTCTGTCCAGATGATGAATAATGAGGATAGGTTTGATGTCTATCATGACCTGGCAGTCAACACAACAATCCTCCGCCTTCCTTTCAACAGCTCTTATTCCATGCTCCTGTTGTTGCCCGAACACATGGCGGAACTAGAGAAGGAAATTTGTCCACAACATATTGCTAAATGGTCAAAATGGATGAAATCCAGGTTTGAGGAAGTCAAATTacaatttgtaatttgtaatacAGAAGATGGACAGATAACtatttacctgttttttttttaggacataTGATGTATTTGTTCCAAAATTATCCATCAAGACCTCCTATTCTCTGAATGACATGTTGGTTGAAATGGGAATGTCTCACATGTTTGATGGCCGAGCAGATTTGAGTGGAATTTCAGAAGGGCAGAAACTCAAAGTCTCCGAGGTACACATCCATTATCTACTCTTTATTCAAATTCATGCACCTCAACTCTGCTTCCATTTTACTCCAGGTTGTGCACCAAGCTGCCCTTGATGTGGATGAAGCTGGAGCCACTGCCGCAGCTGCAACAGGCATTGGCATCACTTTGATGTCTTTCCAACACATCCCAGTGTTGAAGTTCAACCGTCCATTCATGGTTCTCATCACTGAAAACACCACAGACGACATCCTTTTTATGGGAAAGATAATCAACCCAACCGTGTGATGGACAACTATTGGTgcatcataataaaataaagaaagaatgtCATCCTGTGGTCTTTATGATTAACTTGAattcatttaagttttttgttcaatactatgtgtatacatacagtagatatagATATACTGTAGATATCGGTATGGAGAAATAGGCCCAGGGGAACCTTACAGATGTTTTTGGCTAACAATTTACGCAAAATTTTGCTCCAGTTTGTGTACactgaatgtgaatgaatgtttgatggTGGTCGGAGAGGCCATAGGCACAAATTGGCAACCACGTATCTGTCAGTCTACACAAAGGCAGCTGTGTCTACAGATGTgcattaccaccaccagtgtgtgtgtgactgtggagTGAATTAATAATGGGTTCACTTAATTGTGAAGCGCTTTGGTTGCCTTGAAAAgtgatgtataaaatataatcctttattattattaaactgtgttggttattgtacaatatgATATGCGtaacaaatatattataaacaaaaacaaattataaacaaatatgttatattttacttgttggtacatatacagtatgtgtatacaATATAAGTATATGATGTTAATTCATTTGTTAATTGATTTATCaatttcattcaatcatttgcAGTAGAAtggtttgcattgttttctgcatgtaaaacaaaattctgtaaaatgtattttcagttttcatacatttt
This DNA window, taken from Doryrhamphus excisus isolate RoL2022-K1 chromosome 4, RoL_Dexc_1.0, whole genome shotgun sequence, encodes the following:
- the LOC131128308 gene encoding alpha-1-antitrypsin homolog → MMHAALCVWILSALVCVGRGHHHEGHTEDSHAQVTLANKEFSFHLYRRLAGHATTQGKNVFYSPNSVSVALAALSVGARGETHQQLFSGLGYNSTQVTQTDVNQAFSMLLKRQDQSPDISEGTAVFLDNTFEPKPEFMKVLKESFYTDGFNVDFHATDSVSTINKYVADKTHGKIDKLVEKLDPSTIMYLISYIYFKGKWDTPFDPKLTKEDTFHVDENTKVSVQMMNNEDRFDVYHDLAVNTTILRLPFNSSYSMLLLLPEHMAELEKEICPQHIAKWSKWMKSRTYDVFVPKLSIKTSYSLNDMLVEMGMSHMFDGRADLSGISEGQKLKVSEVVHQAALDVDEAGATAAAATGIGITLMSFQHIPVLKFNRPFMVLITENTTDDILFMGKIINPTV
- the LOC131128310 gene encoding dual specificity protein phosphatase 26-like, with the translated sequence MSYTNKLPASWNDRPTPRKVEIDLSSPGLAVFELERLLFTGKAIISHADEVWPTIYIGDQHSAENQNDLFKHGITHILNAAHSERRGCPEIYQGLQITYMGIEAHDSCGFDMSVNFEAAANFIHRALNKGGKVLVHCHVGVSRSATLVLAYLMLKQKLTLVEAICAVKENRGVIPNRGFLRQLIHLDGQLFGKHCRR